In one Magallana gigas chromosome 7, xbMagGiga1.1, whole genome shotgun sequence genomic region, the following are encoded:
- the LOC105338805 gene encoding fatty acid synthase: MPARILDDPIPPADFPMELIDELELDPPVVERRTCDLVISGVSCRLPESENMAEFEQHLINGEDMVTEDDRRWQPGLFGLPKRSGKLKTLNKFDATFFGVHPKQANNMDPQLRMLLEVTYEAIVDSGTSPSSIRGSKTGVFIGASASEAHEAWAMDPQKTVGYSMTGCTRSMFANRLSYFFDFKGPSFALDTACSSSLLALDQAVNSIRQGHCDAAIVGGCSLCLKPLTALQFLKLGMLSPDGSCKSFDASGNGYCRSEGIVAVYLQMKPEAKRIYSTVVHTKTNSDGNKEQGITFPSGQIQKRLLYDVYEEAGVAPNKVVYVEAHGTGTKAGDPQEVNTIVDVFCKDRNGPLPIGSVKSNMGHSEPASGMAAVAKVVVGMERGTMPANLHYKEPNPDIPGLTDGRLQVVTQNMPLREGFVGVNSFGFGGSNVHAILKSSDVKRENNHKASNAKRLFVYSSRTSDGVEKILNMAQNNKENMDMHALLNESANMDVSTEMYRGFTILNGSDDSKNIQAYNGEKRPTWFVFSGMGTQWHGMGRDMMVFDVFRDSIMKSDAVLSSYGVNLYDLIMTAEESVFENTVNSFICIAAIQVGLVDTLRLMGITPDGIVGHSVGELGCGYADGSLTAEETVLAAYWRGRCIRESNLPPGGMAAVGLTWEEACAQCPPGVVPACHNSEDTVTISGPKEAVATFVKHLKEKKVFAKEVNSSGVAFHSYYMAKIAPVLKTALDKVIKPKPRSKKWISSSIPEKGWDSNMAQYSSAEYHVNNLVSPVLFQEALKHVPDNANVIEIAPHCLLQAILKRSLKPTCCNVGLMKRGHADNVEHFFQALGKCYNFGVKMDPLKLYPAVDFPVPRGTPMISPMIQSQWDHSADWDVPTAEDMMVGAGGDSGFVTEFVIGPDSPDNYLTGHCIDGRVLFPATGYLVLAWQALAKVTNQNWEEMPVKFSDVMIHRATIMPPEGKVKFQVVIMQTTGDFEISESGSMSVSGKIKETESSETDILPYKDTPTMELSSADVYKELRLRGYDYGSEFRGITAADINGKYGELIWNNNWISFLDTMLQMSILRLSGNGLRLPTRIKSITVNPLFHGKNAYTNDQEQSVLFVDVDEYTDRCRSGGVTIHGLHASTAPRRQQQHKPPTLEKYEFVPYIADNYVNQSPSLKSYAALCRHYALQSLKNLQQSTTSVINQVTLQNILTELSEECQLLVEDVFPHEASNSLLELLKQKINSKDIHKDRLLKNLSQPEVLKPALDIVIENSTGSNLNVLEVEAENSCFYRDVCPQMLSHPMMNICYRVTGKADDISPDETDLYNLSSEKWNISDLPPNIKPSNLIILKNVLHKQSNLKQTLQNLTQALDQDGFLLIQEVTENFPIMLAVHYLQNHLPKIDDSDTRSLYCFCTEEKWIQLFKEIGLSLIYKRSDGIMSSLFLLRKIKPIVPITVIDVSCYNCTWFEDMKSQMLKVADGKSSKMLWLSANSGNPNGVVGMVNCLRREEGGSNIRCILNDTYEEGGLKLSEEYFSVLQEKNLVMNIYKNGTWGSFRHIPIEEDKMIVRKSSRHAYVNVLTRGDLSSLHWMESPLKFSPTKSLCSVRYAALNFRDVMLATGRLPPDAIPGDLAQQDCILGMEFSGCDSDGRKIMGLVPAKGLATHIDVSPKFLWSVPENWTLEQAATVPVVYTTVYYALVIRGRIKAGDKVLIHSGSGGVGQAAISVALHHGCEIFTTVGSKEKREFLKSKFPQLQNDHFFNSRDVSFEKEILTVTKGKGVDVVLNSLSEEKLQASLQVLAQHGRFLEIGKYDLSNNTGLGMSIFLKNISFHGILLDALFDEDNADWQEVSHLLETGIHSGAVQPLNSSVFEKNQLEEAFRFMAQGKHIGKVLIKVAEDSTCIAPENLSVIPRSSCHPDKAYIITGGLGGFGLELSEWLIERGAQCLILTSRSGVKSGYQKRKLQKWQKKGVQVIISKRDLQSEQDTADLIEETSQLKHVGGIFHLAMVLKDGLIENQTTENFESVSKPKVFGTMYLDKVTRELCKDSLDWFVVFSSVSCGRGNAGQANYGLANSFMERICEQRKEDGLHGLAIQWGAIGDVGVVLEAMGNNDTVIGGTLPQRMMSCLSTLDKFLNRPEPVLSSFVLAESKTESKSGGNGQNLVQAICNILGVKDMNSISVDASLGDLGLDSLMGVEIKQTLERDFDLVLSTTEIRQLTITNLKEMSNNEGQQQHESSPLPVTSYRYQLDKMMPDQPIICLQEKEDKILFLVHPLEGDCTSLKDLVEKLPYTVYGLQCSADVPLESIHSMASYYIKSIKTIQKSGPYLLSGYSFGACVAMEITAQLEAAGETISQLTLLDGSHNFVSVYTGMYRDKKTIDSEAMSETEALLNFVYQFLPTRNSAELTEKLTAAESFKDRVSIAANHLMASGLFPNVNDLEKAASSFYKRLLIAEQYSLNHNLQSPVHLLKAEDSKLQSTDSDYGLSQVCSGRLEIELVPGNHETFVQGENAAVTANCFVMCNHGIPRCD; encoded by the exons ATGCCAGCAAGGATTTTGGACGACCCCATCCCACCTGCGGATTTCCCGATGGAATTAATAGACGAGTTGGAGTTGGATCCGCCCGTGGTGGAGAGGCGGACCTGTGATCTGGTCATCAGCGGAGTATCATGTCGACTCCCGGAATCCGAGAACATGGCAGAGTTTGAACAGCATCTGATAAATGGAGAAGACATGGTGACAGAGGACGACCGGAGGTGGCAGCCTG GTCTATTTGGTTTACCAAAAAGAAGTGGAAAATTGAAGACGCTTAATAAATTCGACGCTACTTTTTTCGGCGTCCACCCGAAGCAGGCAAACAACATGGACCCTCAGTTACGTATGCTGCTAGAAGTGACTTACGAGGCGATTGTTGATTCTG GTACCAGTCCCTCCAGTATTCGGGGTTCTAAGACGGGCGTGTTTATAGGGGCCAGTGCGTCCGAGGCTCACGAGGCGTGGGCTATGGACCCCCAGAAGACGGTGGGGTACAGCATGACTGGATGCACCCGCTCTATGTTTGCCAATAGACTGTCCTATTTCTTTGATTTCAAAG GTCCTAGTTTTGCCCTGGACACAGCCTGTTCCTCCAGCCTGTTGGCGCTAGACCAGGCTGTGAACAGTATCAGACAGGGCCACTGTGATGCTGCTATTGTGGGAGGGTGTAGTCTTTGCCTAAAGCCACTCACTGCCTTACAGTTTTTGAAACTTGGGATGTTATCACCAGATGGGTCCTGTAAATCATTTGATGCCAGTG GAAATGGGTACTGTAGAAGTGAGGGAATAGTAGCGGTATACTTGCAAATGAAGCCTGAAGCAAAGAGGATATACAGCACAGTAGTCCACACAAAGACCAACTCAGATGGTAACAAAGAACAAGGGATCACCTTCCCATCAGGACAGATCCAGAAGAGACTGCTTTATGATGTGTATGAGGAGGCTGGGGTGGCTCCCAATAAAGTGGTGTATGTGGAGGCCCATGGAACGGGAACTAAGGCTGGAGACCCTCAGGAAGTCAACACTATTGTTGATGTGTTCTGCAAGGACAGAAATGGTCCTCTGCCTATTGGATCAGTCAAGTCTAACATGGGTCATTCAGAACCTGCTTCTG GTATGGCAGCTGTTGCTAAGGTGGTTGTAGGAATGGAGAGAGGTACCATGCCTGCCAACCTGCACTACAAGGAGCCAAATCCAGACATACCTGGTCTAACTGATGGAAGACTTCAAGTGGTCACACAAAACATGCCACTGAGGGAAGGCTTTGTTGGAGTCAACTCTTTTGGTTTTGGAGGCTCAAACGTCCATGCCATCCTGAAATCCTCTGATGTCAAAAGGGAGAATAATCACAAAGCTTCAAATGCAAAGAGGCTGTTTGTCTATTCCAGCAGAACATCTGATGGTGTTGAAAAAATCTTGAATATGGCTCAAAACAATAAAGAGAACATGGATATGCATGCTTTGCTGAATGAAAGTGCTAATATGGATGTCTCAACTGAGATGTATAGGGGGTTTACCATTCTCAATGGATCTGATGATAGCAAGAATATTCag gctTACAATGGAGAGAAACGACCAACATGGTTTGTTTTCTCTGGAATGGGGACCCAGTGGCATGGCATGGGGAGAGACATGATGGTATTTGATGTTTTCAGAGACTCCATCATGAAATCTGATGCAGTTTTGTCTTCTTATGGTGTCAATCTCTATGATCTGATAATGACAGCTGAAGAAtcagtttttgaaaatactgTCAATTCCTTCATTTGCATCGCTGCTATTCAG GTTGGACTTGTGGACACCTTGAGATTGATGGGGATCACACCAGATGGCATTGTTGGACATTCTGTTGGAGAGCTGGGATGTGGCTATGCTGATGGATCCCTAACAGCCGAGGAGACAGTGCTTGCTGCTTACTGGAGAGGGAGGTGTATCAGGGAGTCTAATCTTCCACCAGGAGGAATGGCTGCCGTGG GTTTAACATGGGAAGAAGCGTGTGCTCAGTGTCCTCCAGGAGTAGTCCCTGCTTGTCATAATTCAGAGGACACAGTCACTATCTCAGGACCAAAAGAAGCTGTGGCTACATTTGTGAAACATTTGAAGGAGAAGAAGGTTTTTGCTAAAGAGGTTAACAGTTCTGGAGTGGCTTTCCATTCCTACTACATGGCTAAAATTGCTCCTGTGTTGAAAACAGCTCTGGATAAG GTTATAAAACCCAAACCTAGAAGTAAAAAGTGGATTAGTTCCTCTATCCCAGAAAAGGGTTGGGACAGTAATATGGCCCAGTACTCCTCTGCAGAGTACCATGTAAACAACCTTGTTAGCCCTGTCTTGTTCCAAGAGGCTTTGAAACATGTTCCAGACAATGCAAACGTGATTGAAATTGCTCCTCACTGCCTGCTTCAAGCCATTCTGAAGAGATCTCTGAAACCAACATGTTGCAATGTTGGTCTTATGAAGAGAGGTCATGCAGATAATGTTGAACATTTCTTCCAAGCACTTGGAAA atGTTACAACTTTGGTGTGAAGATGGACCCTCTCAAACTGTACCCTGCAGTTGACTTCCCTGTCCCTAGAGGAACCCCCATGATTTCTCCTATGATCCAGTCCCAGTGGGATCACTCGGCAGACTGGGATGTCCCAACAGCAGAGGACATGATGGTTGGAGCAGGTGGAGATTCTGGTTTTGTAACAGAGTTTGTGATTGGACCAGACTCCCCTGACAATTACCTGACAGGGCATTGTATTGATGGCAGAGTCTTGTTTCCAGCCACAGGTTATTTAGTTCTTGCCTGGCAAGCTTTGGCTAAAGTTACAAATCAAAACTGGGAGGAAATGCCTGTCAAGTTCAGTGATGTCATGATACATAGGGCTACCATAATGCCTCCAGAag GAAAGGTAAAGTTCCAAGTAGTAATTATGCAGACAACAGGAGATTTTGAAATAAGTGAGAGTGGATCAATGTCAGTCAGTGGGAAGATTAAGGAGACTGAGTCCTCGGAAACAGATATACTACCTTACAAAGATACACCAACAATGGAGCTGAGCAGTGCTGATGTTTACAAGGAACTTCGACTGAGAGGATATGACTATGGATCTGAATTCAGAGGAATCACTGCTGCTGATATCAATG gGAAATATGGAGAATTGATTTGGAACAACAACTGGATTTCCTTCTTGGATACCATGCTACAAATGTCAATTTTACGTCTGTCTGGTAATGGACTGCGTCTTCCAACCAGAATAAAGTCCATCACAGTTAATCCTTTGTTTCATGGAAAGAATGCATACACCAATGACCAGGAACAATCTG tGTTGTTTGTGGATGTGGATGAATACACAGATAGATGTCGATCAGGTGGAGTCACAATTCATGGACTACATGCTTCTACAGCTCCACGCCGACAGCAGCAACACAAACCCCCCACCTTGGAAAAATATGAATTTGTCCCCTACATAGCTGATAACTATGTCAACCAATCTCCATCTCTCAAGAGCTATGCGGCCTTGTGTAGGCATTATGCTTTGCAAAGTCTAAAGAACCTTCAGCAGAGTACTACCAGTGTAATAAACCAGGTGACACTGCAGAATATCCTAACAGAGCTTTCTGAGGAATGTCAGCTGTTGGTTGAAGATGTCTTCCCACATGAAGCAAGCAACTCATTACTGGAACTCCTCAAGCAGAAGATAAATTCAAAAGATATTCATAAAGACAGATTGTTGAAGAATCTCTCACAGCCAGAAGTTTTAAAGCCAGCCCTGGATATTGTGATAGAAAACAGTACAGGTTCGAATCTCAATGTGTTAGAGGTTGAAGCAGAAAACAGCTGTTTCTACAGAGATGTTTGTCCACAGATGCTGTCACACCCAATGATGAACATCTGCTACAGGGTAACTGGGAAAGCAGATGACATCTCTCCTGATGAAACTGATCTATACAATCTATCATCAGAAAAATGGAACATCTCAGATTTACCACCCAACATAAAACCGTCCAATCTGATCATATTGAAAAATGTGCTTCACAAACAATCCAATCTCAAACAAACATTGCAAAATCTTACACAGGCTCTTGATCAAGATGGCTTCCTCTTGATACAAGAAGTGACTGAGAATTTCCCAATTATGCTTGCAGTGCATTATTTGCAAAATCATCTTCCCAAAATAGATGACTCTGATACAAGATCTCTTTACTGCTTCTGCACTGAGGAAAAATGGATAcaacttttcaaagaaatcgGACTGAGTCTCATTTACAAAAGATCTGATGGAATAATGTCATCTCTGTTTTTACTGCGTAAAATTAAACCAATAGTTCCCATTACAGTTATTGATGTAAGCTGTTATAACTGTACATGGTTTGAGGATATGAAATCTCAAATGCTGAAAGTAGCAGATGGAAAATCAAGCAAAATGTTATGGTTATCTGCAAACTCGGGAAACCCTAATGGAGTTGTGGGTATGGTGAACTGTTTGAGAAGAGAGGAGGGTGGTTCAAATATCAG ATGCATCCTTAATGATACATATGAGGAAGGAGGTCTAAAATTATCAGAGGAATACTTTTCAGTTCTTCAAGAGAAAAATTTGGTCATGAACATCTATAAAAATGGCACTTGGGGTTCTTTTAGACATATTCCAATAGAAGAAG ATAAAATGATAGTGCGGAAATCAAGCAGACATGCCTATGTTAATGTATTGACCAGAGGAGATTTGTCAAGTTTGCACTGGATGGAATCTCCTCTTAAATTCTCTCCCACTAAATCCTTGTGTTCTGTAAGATATGCTGCACTCAACTTCCGAGATGTAATGTTAGCAACTGGGAGACTGCCGCCTGATGCAATTCCAGGAGATCTAGCTCAGCAAGATTGCATTCTGGGAATGGAGTTCTCTGGATGTGATAGTGACGGAAGGAAGATAATGGGATTGGTTCCAGCAAAA GGGCTTGCAACTCACATCGATGTCTCTCCAAAGTTCCTGTGGTCAGTTCCTGAAAACTGGACACTGGAGCAAGCCGCCACTGTTCCTGTGGTCTACACCACTGTATATTATGCCCTGGTTATCAGAGGGAGGATTAAAGCAGGTGATAAGGTCCTCATTCACTCTGGCAGTGGTGGGGTTGGTCAAGCAGCTATTTCTGTTGCCCTCCATCATGGCTGCGAAATCTTTACCACAGTTGGTTCCAAGGAAaaaagagaatttttgaaatcaaaatttccCCAGCTACAGAATGACCACTTCTTTAACTCCAGAGATGTCTCGTTTGAGAAGGAGATTTTAACTGTAACTAAAGGAAAAG GAGTTGATGTTGTTTTGAACTCACTTTCCGAGGAAAAGCTGCAGGCTAGCTTACAGGTGTTGGCACAACATGGACGATTTTTGGAAATAGGAAAATATGATCTTTCAAACAACACTGGCTTAG GCATGTCCATCTTCCTGAAAAACATAAGTTTCCATGGTATTCTTTTGGATGCACTGTTTGATGAAGACAATGCAGATTGGCAGGAAGTGTCTCACCTACTAGAAACAGGGATACATTCTGGTGCAGTACAACCTCTCAATAGTTCTGTGTTTGAAAAGAATCAACTGGAAGAAGCGTTTAGGTTTATGGCTCAGGGAAAACATATTGGAAAAGTACTCATCAAg GTTGCAGAGGACTCTACCTGTATTGCTCCTGAAAACCTCTCCGTGATACCTAGATCATCATGTCATCCTGACAAAGCCTACATTATCACAGGAGGATTGGGAGGATTTGGTCTGGAGCTCTCAGAATGGCTGATAGAGAGAGGGGCTCAATGTTTGATCCTCACTTCTAGGTCAGGGGTCAAATCAGGATATCAGAAAAGGAAACTGCAAAAATGGCAAAAGAAGGGTGTCCAGGTTATTATTTCCAAAAGAGATCTTCAAAGTGAACAGGACACAGCAGATCTGATAGAAGAGACTTCTCAACTCAAACATGTTGGAGGGATATTTCATTTGGCAATG GTACTGAAGGATGGATTGATAGAGAATCAGACTACTGAGAACTTTGAAAGTGTGAGCAAACCAAAAGTGTTTGGAACCATGTACCTTGACAAAGTTACCAGAGAATTGTGTAAAGACAGCTTGGATTGGTTTGTTGTCTTTTCTTCAGTCAGTTGTGGAAGAGGAAATGCTGGGCAAGCCAACTATGGTCTGGCTAACTCTTTCATGGAAAGAATTTGTGAACAGAGAAAAGAAGATGGACTGCATG gACTTGCAATACAATGGGGAGCAATAGGGGATGTTGGTGTGGTTCTAGAGGCCATGGGAAATAATGACACTGTGATTGGTGGAACTCTTCCCCAGAGAATGATGTCATGTCTATCCACACTTGACAAGTTTCTGAATCGACCAGAACCTGTTCTGTCCAGCTTTGTTTTGGCTGAATCCAAGACTGAGAGCAAATCTGGTGGCAATGGGCAAAATCTTGTACAAGCTATTTGCAACATTTTAG GTGTGAAGGATATGAACTCCATCAGTGTGGATGCCAGTCTTGGTGATCTTGGTTTGGATTCTCTGATGGGAGTTGAGATTAAACAGACATTAGAAAGAGACTTTGACCTGGTGTTGTCAACTACAGAAATCCGACAGCTGACCATTACCAATCTCAAGGAAATGTCTAACAATGAAGGTCAACAACAACACGAATCCAGTCCATTACCTGTAACCTCCTATAGGTATCAATTGGACAAGATGATGCCTGATCAACCCATTATCTGTCTACAAGAAAAGGAGGACAAGATTCTTTTCCTTGTCCACCCCTTAGAAG GTGATTGCACTAGTTTGAAGGACCTTGTAGAAAAACTACCGTACACAGTCTATGGATTACAGTGTTCTGCAGATGTTCCACTAGAATCTATCCACTCCATGGCTTCATACTACATTAAG TCCATTAAAACCATTCAGAAAAGTGGTCCTTACCTCCTGTCGGGATATTCATTTGGTGCGTGCGTTGCTATGGAAATAACAGCTCAATTGGAGGCTGCAGGAGAGACCATTAGTCAGCTGACACTACTTGATGGCTCCCACAACTTTGTATCTGTTTACACTGGAATGTACAGAGACAAAAAGACAATTGACAGTGAAGCTATGTCAGAAACTGAAGCTCTCTTGAACTTTGTTTATCAATTTCTTCCTACTAGGAATTCTGCTGAG CTGACAGAAAAGCTTACTGCAGCAGAAAGCTTCAAGGATAGAGTCAGTATTGCTGCAAATCATCTCATGGCGTCTGGGTTATTTCCGAATGTAAATGATCTGGAAAAAGCAGCCAGTTCTTTCTACAAACGTTTGTTGATTGCTGAACAGTACTCATTGAATCACAATCTTCAGTCTCCCGTTCATCTCCTGAAAGCAGAGGACAGCAAGCTTCAGTCCACAGATTCAGATTATGGGCTCTCTCAG GTGTGTTCCGGACGTCTGGAGATTGAGCTGGTTCCTGGCAATCATGAGACGTTTGTACAAGGAGAAAATGCTGCCGTCACTGCCAATTGTTTTGTGATGTGCAACCATGGAATTCCTCGATGTGATTAA